In Synergistota bacterium, the genomic window TTCTCAATAATGATTATATAGCTAACTTCAAAATGGCGCAATTGGTTACTGGTTTTAAATTGGCTCCTGTGTTAAAATTTCCCTTGTTAGAACGTATTGAAAGGAGGGAAACTCATGGGAGCTCCCAAGATTGATAGTTATAGTTTTGGAGAGATTATCATTGATGGTGTAAAATATAAAAGTGATGTAGTGGTATCTCCGGTAGGCGTTTTCCCAAATTGGTGGCGGTTGGAAGGGCATAAGCTTCAGCTGGAAGATCTCAAAGATTATTTATCCAAGGTGGTCATAGATGTTTTGATTGCAGGAACGGGAGCAAGTGGCCTTATGAAGGTTAGCGATGAAGTAAGGAGAGAAATGAGAGCGAGAGGAATAGAGCTCATAGCTTTACCAACAGATGATGCCTGTAAGCTATATAACGAGTTGAGGGAGCATAAGAGAGTAATGGGGGTGTTTCATCTAACATGCTGAAAGATGTAAGAAAAGCGCTCTTCGCCTTGAGCGATAAAAGTGGGGGCGAAGTTTTTGCTCGCTTTCTAACGGATAGGGGAGTTGAAATCTTTGCTACTGATGGAACGGCGAGATATTTGAAAGAAAAGGGGATCTCTGTGAGTAAGCTTTCATCGCTGACGGGATTTTCAGAGAGATGTGGTGGGAGAGTTAAGACCTTGAATGAGGAAATTTTCTCTAGAATCCTTTGTAGACCTGAGGATGATGAGTATTCTGAGAAGTTTGATTTAGTTTTCGTCGACCTATATCCATTTGAGAGAAACAAAAGCATAGAAAACATAGATATAGGGGGTGTTTCGCTAATAAGGGCGGCTGCCAAAAACTACGAGAATGTGATAGTGGTATCTGACCGAGAGGATAGCCTTTTCGTCATGAAACTACTTAAGGAGAAAGGAGATGTCCCCCTGAAGGAGAGAAAGCATCTTGCTTTCAAAGCCTTTAGAAGAACAATGCTTTACGATTTTGAGATATCTCTCTGGTTGGGATTAAACGAGAGTGAGGTAAAAGTGCTTAGGTATGGGGAGAATCCGCATCAGAAAGCCTTCTTTTACCCCTTATCGGGAAGCGATGGGACGTTTGATTTCTACGGCGATAAATCACCTTCCTTCAATAATATATACGATGCTTACAGGGCTTGGCTGCTTGTAAAAGAGTTTGAAAAGCCCGCTTGTGCCATAATAAAGCATTCGTCTCCATGTGGTGTTGCAATGGCCGATAATTCAGAAATCGCTTTTAGAAAAGCCCTTGAATGTGATCCTCTATCTGCTTATGGAGGCGTGGTGGCTTTAAACGTTCTTCCGGAAGAGAAGGTTCTCAGAGAAATAGAGAGGAAGTTCTTTGATCTTATAGTTTTACCAGAACCACCCGCTTTTGACTTTAAGAGAAGATATATAGTTCCTAAATTCTGGTCTTCAAAGTGGGACATAAGAAGTGCCTTTAGTGGGCTTCTGGTTCAGGAACCGGATAATCAGTTTGCTATCAAAAGCGATCTTGAGGAAGATGTTATCTTCTCATTTAAAGTGGTTAAGCATCTTTACTCGAACGCTATCTGCGTGGTTAAGGATAAAGCAACCGTTGGACTATGTGGAGGACAGCCAAGCAGGATTTTTGCGGTAAAAATTGCGCTATCGAGAGCGGGGGAAAGAGCCAAAGGAAGCGTTTTGGCAAGTGATGGTTTCTTTCCATTTCCGGATAGTATTGAGGAAGCTTATAAATATGGCGTGAGAGTAATAATTGCGCCTATGGGATCCAAGCGAGATGAGGAGGTGATGAAGAGGGCAAGAGAACTGGGCATAAAATTGATCTTAGTTGAAGAGAGACATTTTAGGCACTGATTTTCTATCCTTTAAGGGGGGACTGTTGTCATGAAAAGCGATATTGAGATAGCTCAGAGTGCGAGGCTGAGGAAGATAACTGAGATAGCGTCTGAGCTTGGTATACCTGATGAATATCTTATACCGTATGGATGGTATAAGGCGAAAGTAGATTGGAGATATTTTTCCGAGATAAAGCATCGTGATGATGGGAAACTTATTATGGTCACCGCTATAACTCCCACTCCAGCTGGAGAAGGCAAGACCACTACCACTATAGGGTTGACTCAAGCGCTTGTTAAGCTTGGTAAGAAAGCGATGCTCTGCCTCCGTGAGCCTTCCTTAGGACCCTGCTTTGGAGTTAAGGGAGGAGCTGCTGGAGGGGGATACTCTCAGGTTCTTCCGATGGAAGATATTAATCTTCACTTTACGGGAGATATACATGCGGTTGGAGCAGCGCATAATCTCTTAGCTGCAATGATAGATAATCACATTCATCAGGGAAACGCGCTTAATATAGATCCAAGAAGAGTAAGCTGGGGACGCGTTGTAGATATGAACGACAGAAGCTTAAGAAGGATAATAATCGGTTTGGGAGGACCAGCTCATGGAGTTCCCCGGGAGAGTCGATTCGATATCACAGTGGCATCTGAGGTAATGGCTATACTTTGTCTTTCACGGAGCATAGATGAGTTGAAGGAAAGGCTTGGAAACATAGTTGTGGGCAGAACATATGATAAGAAGTTTGTGAGAGCGCGGGATCTAAACGCGCAGGGTGCTATGACTGCTCTTCTAAAAGATGCTCTAAGTCCTAACTTGGTTCAGACGATAGAAGGGGTTCCAGCCTTTGTTCATGGAGGTCCTTTTGCCAACATAGCGCATGGTACCAATAGCATAATGGCCACTCAAATGGCTCTCAAACTGAGAGAATATGTTGTCGTTGAAACGGGTTTTGCCAGTGATCTTGGGGCAGAGAAGTTTTTCAACATCGTGTGTAGAGTAGCAGGATTTGCGCCTGAAGCGGTCGTCTTGGTAGCCACGATAAGAGCCCTTAAGATGCATGGAGGTAAGGCAAAGGATGAACTGAGTCAGCCCGATTTGGAAGCCTTGAGAAAAGGGTGCGAAAACCTGAAAAAGCATATAGAGAACGTTAGATATTATGGGGTGCCTGTAATTGTCGCGCTCAATAGATTTCTTTCAGATACTCCAGAGGAGATAGAGATGGTCAAGGAAATTTCTCTTGCTAATGGTGCGAGGTTTGCCCTGTCGGAGGTTTGGGAAAAGGGTGGAGAGGGAGGATTAGATCTCGCTCGTGAAGTTCTCGATGCAATAGAGAATGATAAAGGTGAATTTAAGCATCTATATGATCTTGATCTTTCTATAAAAGAGAAAATAAATAAAATAGCCAAGTACATGTATGGAGCTGATGGTGTTGAATATTCTAAGATTGCTGAGAGAGAGATATCTGAGCTTGAAAGAAATGGCTTTGGAAAGCTTCCCATATGTATGGCTAAGACTCAGCTTTCCCTTTCAGATGATCCGTCCCTTAAGGGGAGACCTTCTGGCTTTAAGATTACTATAAGAGATGTAATGCTGTCTGCAGGAGCAGGGTTTGTAGTACCTATTGCAGGTGAGATAATGACCATGCCTGGTCTTCCGAAAAAGCCAACTGCAGAGATGATAGATGTAGATCCCAATGGAAGAATAAGCGGACTATTCTGATTTTCTTAATTTTGACGGAATAAGAGTTAAAAGCAAGCCGGCGGAAATAAGACTCAACCCGGCGCATATTGATAGAGCAAAGGGGCTTCCATATTTGTCCCATAGGAAGCCGGTAAGTAAACTTGCTGGGAGTAAAGCTACTCCGGTAAGAGTGTGATATATTCCATAGGCAGTTCCTCTAATATGTTCAGGAGCCATATCTGCTATGAAAGCTCTCTCTACGCCATCGGTTATTCCTAAATAAATTCCATAGAGACCGAATAGGAGCCAGGCGTAGAAGGTAGTATATGCGAGAGCGAATCCTGTGTAAGCTAAGGAGTATAGTAAAAATCCTATGAATATCATGTTTATCCTTCCTAATTTATCTGATAAAGCTCCGCCATAATATGCTGAGAATGTATAGCATACGTTTACAAATAGCCACATGAGTGGGAGAACAGCAGTTGGTGCTCCCATCTCTTGGGCACGTAGCAGGAGAAATGTATTGCTCGAATTCCCAAGGGAGAAAATCAACGCTATCACTAAAAACAGCTTAAGTTCTCGGGGAAGTTCTTTTAGGCTTTTTAAATATGGTTTTTCACCTGGTTTCAATGATATAGCCTCTCTGACATGGAAGGCGAGTATCATAACAGCGAAAGCGCCGGGAATAGCTGTTAATATGAAAAGAGTTCTATAGTCAAAGTTTATCCTGGGGAGAAGCGCAAAAGCAATTGCGGGTCCAAGGATGGCTCCAAGTGTATCCATTGCCCTGTGAAAGCCAAAGGCTTTTCCGTAAAGCGAGGGTTCAGTTGAGTCAGCGATTAAGGCATCTCGTGGGGAGGTTCTTATACCCTTTCCAGCCCTATCGAGAAACCTTAGAGTCATTACTCCGCTTCCTGTTTCAGATAGGCCAAGCAGGGGCTTTGAAATTGCGGAGATAGTGTATCCGATAAGCGCTAAGAGCTTTCTTCTCCCAAGCCTATCTGAGAGATACCCTCCAAGAATTTTAAGCAAACTTGAGGAGCTTTCTGCTATTCCCTCTATGCCTCCGAGGGCTAATGCACTTAACCCCAATACTTTTGT contains:
- a CDS encoding Mth938-like domain-containing protein; this translates as MGAPKIDSYSFGEIIIDGVKYKSDVVVSPVGVFPNWWRLEGHKLQLEDLKDYLSKVVIDVLIAGTGASGLMKVSDEVRREMRARGIELIALPTDDACKLYNELREHKRVMGVFHLTC
- the purH gene encoding bifunctional phosphoribosylaminoimidazolecarboxamide formyltransferase/IMP cyclohydrolase — its product is MLKDVRKALFALSDKSGGEVFARFLTDRGVEIFATDGTARYLKEKGISVSKLSSLTGFSERCGGRVKTLNEEIFSRILCRPEDDEYSEKFDLVFVDLYPFERNKSIENIDIGGVSLIRAAAKNYENVIVVSDREDSLFVMKLLKEKGDVPLKERKHLAFKAFRRTMLYDFEISLWLGLNESEVKVLRYGENPHQKAFFYPLSGSDGTFDFYGDKSPSFNNIYDAYRAWLLVKEFEKPACAIIKHSSPCGVAMADNSEIAFRKALECDPLSAYGGVVALNVLPEEKVLREIERKFFDLIVLPEPPAFDFKRRYIVPKFWSSKWDIRSAFSGLLVQEPDNQFAIKSDLEEDVIFSFKVVKHLYSNAICVVKDKATVGLCGGQPSRIFAVKIALSRAGERAKGSVLASDGFFPFPDSIEEAYKYGVRVIIAPMGSKRDEEVMKRARELGIKLILVEERHFRH
- a CDS encoding MFS transporter yields the protein MKRLPKNVVILGLVSFLNDTASEMIYPLLPIFITKVLGLSALALGGIEGIAESSSSLLKILGGYLSDRLGRRKLLALIGYTISAISKPLLGLSETGSGVMTLRFLDRAGKGIRTSPRDALIADSTEPSLYGKAFGFHRAMDTLGAILGPAIAFALLPRINFDYRTLFILTAIPGAFAVMILAFHVREAISLKPGEKPYLKSLKELPRELKLFLVIALIFSLGNSSNTFLLLRAQEMGAPTAVLPLMWLFVNVCYTFSAYYGGALSDKLGRINMIFIGFLLYSLAYTGFALAYTTFYAWLLFGLYGIYLGITDGVERAFIADMAPEHIRGTAYGIYHTLTGVALLPASLLTGFLWDKYGSPFALSICAGLSLISAGLLLTLIPSKLRKSE
- a CDS encoding formate--tetrahydrofolate ligase yields the protein MKSDIEIAQSARLRKITEIASELGIPDEYLIPYGWYKAKVDWRYFSEIKHRDDGKLIMVTAITPTPAGEGKTTTTIGLTQALVKLGKKAMLCLREPSLGPCFGVKGGAAGGGYSQVLPMEDINLHFTGDIHAVGAAHNLLAAMIDNHIHQGNALNIDPRRVSWGRVVDMNDRSLRRIIIGLGGPAHGVPRESRFDITVASEVMAILCLSRSIDELKERLGNIVVGRTYDKKFVRARDLNAQGAMTALLKDALSPNLVQTIEGVPAFVHGGPFANIAHGTNSIMATQMALKLREYVVVETGFASDLGAEKFFNIVCRVAGFAPEAVVLVATIRALKMHGGKAKDELSQPDLEALRKGCENLKKHIENVRYYGVPVIVALNRFLSDTPEEIEMVKEISLANGARFALSEVWEKGGEGGLDLAREVLDAIENDKGEFKHLYDLDLSIKEKINKIAKYMYGADGVEYSKIAEREISELERNGFGKLPICMAKTQLSLSDDPSLKGRPSGFKITIRDVMLSAGAGFVVPIAGEIMTMPGLPKKPTAEMIDVDPNGRISGLF